A genome region from Eremothecium gossypii ATCC 10895 chromosome VII, complete sequence includes the following:
- the SEC66 gene encoding Sec63 complex subunit SEC66 (Syntenic homolog of Saccharomyces cerevisiae YBR171W (SEC66)), with amino-acid sequence MSSYNDTGYNSTFFEEKAEPTRTKNVSFYTPLIYVSILIVSLMTFANNYRKKKWEERSRLPSIFSEHAARDLYFEVKELSEREKVHEKVLKAALLNRGAEAVRRTIKLKEFAPHVEVLYKNGSVGDDYWQRYQNEVKLVDYEFKMCIQEAESLQPGWPQLFVTVAKEICFNQALQRRYDAILKRKEEQAARWELKLDENGRLVEPVA; translated from the coding sequence ATGTCATCCTACAACGACACGGGCTACAACAGCACTTTCTTCGAGGAGAAAGCGGAGCCGACTAGGACCAAGAACGTTAGCTTCTACACGCCATTGATATATGTGTCCATATTGATTGTCTCGCTGATGACCTTCGCCAACAACTACCGCAAGAAAAAGTGGGAGGAGCGGTCGCGGCTGCCAAGTATCTTCAGTGAGCACGCGGCGCGGGACCTGTACTTCGAGGTAAAGGAGCTGAGCGAGCGCGAGAAGGTGCACGAGAAGGTCCTGAAggccgcgctgctgaacCGCGGCGCGGAGGCCGTTCGGCGGACCATCAAGCTGAAGGAGTTCGCGCCGCACGTGGAGGTGCTGTACAAGAACGGGTCGGTCGGTgatgactactggcagcGGTACCAGAACGAGGTCAAGCTGGTGGACTACGAGTTCAAAATGTGCATCCAGGAGGCCGAGAGCCTGCAGCCGGGCTGGCCGCAGCTGTTCGTGACCGTGGCGAAGGAGATATGCTTTAAccaggcgctgcagcggaGATACGACGCGATCCTCAAGCGGAAGGAAGAGCAGGCCGCGCGCTGGGAGCTGAAGCTCGACGAGAACGGACGTCTGGTGGAACCGGTCGCGTGA
- the BRO1 gene encoding Bro1p (Syntenic homolog of Saccharomyces cerevisiae YPL084W (BRO1)) — MKTALIGLKLKDTEPLDWSKALASYLKRNYGQHQWSQFYDDKKSAELDQLRISANSDLGLEALLEQNLRYYGFLEQLYLRLGSQSVQLKLDYTWYDAEHGMNGGQKYKQHTLVFEKSSTLFNIGVLLAQLAGEQLRASYKEAIPQLARAVACFEYMSETFLNSPSVDLQAENTGFLAALLHAEAQELFLLNVINGGDAARRASLLCRLSYTCARFYRKCVEFYKADGADEAAAAVPYGEAKWRDVVNMKMHLYEGVAAYNSALVLEQAGKIGHAVGLLEKAAASMATANTHRKALQGTAYLRDEVDLDGISSVVNEKLKTTAKDNDYIYHDHVPSDISLDSTKLMDAIKVPEFDAVVGPYLEAATETCNDLFRGIVPMAVYERESMYTEEKTQLLRREVDAVEQADWEYQSFVDFTNLPKLLDDLERRFLDTSSSSEDAEVVHMREQLQSWADAVRQSSFNDIEQQSKNILRTRNDIMALLSSVPPENKEDVVKIKSSLLQASQSDEKLFSQVKPYVNEIQLLNNPTLLWNNFNTFTTSQPTPDLLDLDHSKADEVLAKIRQIRQLYENLKLLKEERTSIMKDLKDLVNQDDITKQLILNNNKSDSQIKTLFQEELEKFRPFGSRIEATVFKQGNTIKDIKIGLDTIFKLADVQEKTSAQKQAASQRKEFFSKLQKAATAFKLFETDLPKGLSFYDLLYKMTKEMHDLSVTKRTTDSDLASNMAGLNISSSKETAKYNPQPLTAPPLAPRTYMPPPQAYNRNLDIRNANTYGNNLNAGSLGQRPRLPQKIPTGISGLETQNDPKLSEEESIRNPTNFYNTPSVFNESMYSKFSH, encoded by the coding sequence ATGAAGACTGCACTGATTGGCCTGAAACTCAAGGATACCGAGCCCTTGGACTGGTCCAAAGCGCTGGCGTCGTACCTCAAGAGGAACTACGGGCAGCACCAGTGGTCGCAGTTCTACGATGACAAGAAAAGCGCGGAGCTGGACCAGCTGCGGATCAGCGCGAACTCAGACCTGGggctggaggcgctgctggagcagaaTCTGCGGTACTATGGGTTTCTGGAGCAGCTGTACCTGCGGCTGGGGAGCCAGTCCGTGCAGTTGAAGCTGGACTACACGTGGTACGACGCGGAGCACGGGATGAACGGGGGGCAGAAGTACAAGCAACACACGCTGGTGTTCGAGAAGTCGAGCACGCTGTTTAACATCGGGGTGCTACTGGCCCAGCTGGCGGgggagcagctgcgcgcaAGCTACAAGGAGGCGATCCCGCAGCTCGCGCGGGCGGTGGCGTGCTTCGAGTACATGAGCGAAACGTTTCTGAACTCGCCGTCGGTGGACCTGCAGGCGGAGAACACGGGGTTtctggcggcgctgctgcacgcGGAGGCGCAGGAGCTGTTCCTGCTCAACGTCATCAACGGGGGCGACGCGGCCAGGCGGGCGTCACTGCTGTGCCGGCTTTCGTACACATGCGCGAGGTTCTACCGCAAGTGCGTCGAGTTCTACAAGGCGGACGGGGCGGAtgaggcggcggcggcggtgccCTACGGGGAGGCCAAGTGGCGGGACGTGGTGAACATGAAGATGCACTTGTATGAGGGCGTCGCGGCCTACAACAgcgcgctggtgctggagcaggcAGGAAAGATTGGGCATGCAGTGGGGCTGCTCGAGAAGGCGGCTGCGTCGATGGCGACTGCGAACACACACCGAAAGGCGTTGCAGGGCACTGCGTACCTGCGAGACGAGGTTGATCTGGACGGGATATCGTCTGTGGTCAACGAGAAGCTGAAAACGACCGCGAAGGATAACGACTACATCTACCACGACCACGTTCCCTCCGATATCAGCTTGGACAGTACCAAGCTCATGGACGCGATCAAGGTCCCGGAGTTCGACGCGGTGGTGGGCCCCTACCTTGAGGCGGCCACCGAAACATGCAATGACCTCTTCCGGGGTATTGTGCCCATGGCAGTGTACGAACGCGAGAGTATGTATACGGAGGAGAAAACACAGCTGCTCAGGCGCGAAGTGGATGCCGTTGAGCAGGCAGATTGGGAGTACCAGTCCTTTGTGGATTTCACGAACTTGCCAAAACTGTTGGACGACCTTGAGCGCAGATTTTTGGATACTAGCTCCAGCTCTGAGGATGCCGAGGTCGTGCATATGCGGGAACAGCTGCAGTCGTGGGCTGACGCAGTGCGCCAAAGTTCGTTCAATGACATAGAACAGCAATCTAAAAACATTCTGCGCACCAGAAACGACATAATGGCGTTGCTGTCGTCGGTTCCACCGGAGAATAAAGAAGATGTGGTCAAAATCAAGTCCTCTTTGTTGCAAGCGTCGCAGTCCGACGAGAAGCTATTTTCACAGGTAAAACCGTACGTTAACGAAATACAACTTTTGAACAACCCGACGCTACTTTGGAACAACTTTAACACATTTACCACTTCGCAGCCTACTCCTGACCTGCTAGATCTGGATCATTCAAAGGCTGACGAGGTTTTGGCTAAAATACGCCAAATCCGGCAACTTTACGAGAATCTCAAGCTGCTCAAAGAGGAGCGTACGAGTATTATGAAGGACTTGAAGGACTTGGTCAATCAGGATGATATTACTAAACAGCTAATACTCAACAACAATAAGTCGGATTCGCAGATCAAGACGCTCTTCCAGGAGGAATTAGAGAAGTTCCGGCCTTTCGGCAGCCGTATCGAGGCCACGGTATTCAAGCAAGGCAACACCATAAAGGATATTAAGATTGGCCTAGATACCATCTTCAAATTGGCTGACGTGCAAGAGAAAACTTCAGCGCAGAAGCAGGCTGCCTCTCAGAGGAAGGAGTTCTTTTCCAAATTGCAGAAAGCTGCCACTGCGTTCAAATTATTTGAGACTGATTTGCCAAAGGGGCTATCGTTTTATGACTTGCTATACAAAATGACAAAGGAGATGCATGACTTGAGTGTTACAAAACGCACAACCGACTCTGATCTAGCTTCGAATATGGCAGGGCTTAATATTTCGTCGAGTAAGGAGACAGCAAAATATAATCCTCAGCCATTGACGGCCCCACCGCTGGCTCCTAGGACGTATATGCCTCCACCGCAAGCCTATAATCGCAATCTTGACATCCGCAATGCCAACACGTATGGCAATAATCTTAATGCAGGATCGTTAGGCCAACGGCCCCGGCTCCCACAGAAAATTCCGACTGGTATTAGTGGCCTTGAAACCCAAAATGATCCGAAGTTGAGTGAGGAGGAGAGTATACGAAACCCTACCAACTTCTATAACACACCATCCGTTTTTAACGAGAGTATGTATTCAAAGTTTAGCCATTAG
- the SEN54 gene encoding tRNA splicing endonuclease subunit SEN54 (Syntenic homolog of Saccharomyces cerevisiae YPL083C (SEN54)): MTEAEELSVALGLHDSDAEEDALAQDWSEMAKLVKKANQHALPRRGEKDYEPDGTDAQALLLHTAKETMFGTLLNSVRGSTVKTLIKAYWEEEQRMARIPNARGSFTNTMGKVDKHGQCWLQLHEFVYLVERGTVSPYLALTVGDEKSNHEDVLLSVQDVYALFSSTEELDEFLVYAHLKRLGFIVVSTDNPPAHVTSFYPPLSQKSSASSNWFCHIHSWLKTPQNLFHVPLYHPLHFLLHRYTSSPQLYEELSQHIPFKKVPHDINELREERNNGILNPNVKQWKIAFNVWKPKSSFKKKTPGLPDFQVVVYNKDNAGQQFPTYDEFRSIFHRLDYRFDFLNELDVDDSAWDDYTYTDGMPTREFMQRNKIAPSQPHSGGDSRKKKARTYPQHIAQIRRLKSGFKSFILSVIDDGLVSFVRIAESDFGSSNIWYTPPSQTGTTNNRTRSDKVDV; this comes from the coding sequence ATGACAGAAGCAGAAGAGCTATCAGTTGCTTTGGGACTACACGACTCGGACGCGGAGGAGGATGCTCTGGCTCAAGATTGGTCAGAGATGGCAAAACTCGTCAAAAAGGCGAATCAGCATGCCCTTCCGCGACGGGGGGAGAAGGACTACGAGCCTGATGGGACAGACGCTCAAGCTCTGCTGCTACATACAGCTAAGGAGACAATGTTTGGGACTCTTTTAAACTCGGTGCGCGGATCTACAGTTAAAACCTTAATCAAGGCGTATTGGGAAGAAGAACAGCGAATGGCAAGGATCCCGAACGCACGCGGTAGCTTCACAAATACTATGGGGAAAGTAGACAAGCACGGCCAATGCTGGTTACAGTTGCATGAGTTTGTCTACCTGGTGGAACGTGGCACAGTTTCACCTTATCTTGCATTAACCGTGGGCGATGAGAAGAGCAATCATGAAGATGTTCTGTTATCCGTGCAGGATGTTTACGCGCTCTTCTCGTCTACGGAGGAGCTGGATGAATTTTTGGTGTACGCTCACCTAAAACGCCTGGGGTTTATCGTAGTGTCTACTGACAATCCACCGGCCCATGTCACTAGTTTCTACCCACCGTTATCCCAGAAGAGTTCCGCCAGCTCTAATTGGTTCTGTCACATTCATTCGTGGCTGAAAACACCACAAAACCTCTTTCATGTTCCACTCTACCATCCTCTCCATTTTCTACTGCATCGGTACACATCTTCTCCCCAACTATATGAGGAGCTGAGCCAGCATATTCCATTTAAGAAAGTTCCCCATGATATAAATGAGCTTCGCGAGGAGCGAAATAATGGTATTTTGAATCCTAATGTCAAGCAGTGGAAAATAGCATTTAATGTCTGGAAACCCAAATCTAGCTTCAAGAAGAAGACTCCCGGTTTGCCTGACTTTCAAGTAGTGGTTTACAATAAGGACAATGCGGGCCAACAATTTCCTACTTACGATGAATTTCGTAGCATATTCCACCGTCTTGATTACAGATTTGACTTTTTAAATGAGTTGGATGTGGATGACTCGGCATGGGATGACTACACGTATACCGACGGTATGCCGACTCGCGAATTTATGCAACGCAACAAAATAGCGCCTTCTCAACCTCATTCCGGAGGAGATTCTCGCAAGAAGAAAGCCCGGACATATCCACAGCATATTGCACAGATACGCCGTCTCAAGAGCGGTTTCAAGAGTTTTATACTATCCGTGATAGACGATGGATTAGTGAGTTTCGTGAGAATCGCTGAATCTGATTTTGGATCTTCCAATATATGGTATACTCCGCCCTCGCAAACGGGTACTACCAACAACAGAACTAGATCAGACAAAGTTGATGTTTGA
- the MSD1 gene encoding aspartate--tRNA ligase MSD1 (Syntenic homolog of Saccharomyces cerevisiae YPL104W (MSD1)) — MFRLRAAAACSKRRTLATLPSYQDIQAKFIFSKQASSIEDVLSSTAGQPAIINGWIDRKPRKVGKGLVFGSLRDINGDKIQLVDSQALLKQSHVEDAVQIEGKLVQKRLKEDEKTPEYEIQLTSLRTLNGCNPKAAQMQECKMSESYPPEYRHLQLRLPAFQARMKMRHNASKTVRASLEKLGFMEVETPLLFKSTPEGAREFLVPTRHKQGKDPLFYALPQSPQQYKQLLMAGGVSKYYQLARCFRDEDLRSDRQPEFTQVDLEMAFANGDDVMRVVESTVLNTWNEVALSGKLHTLDKALNIVPCGPDTPVSRLTYHQVMTQYGIDKPDLRFKDLKIVDLSEFNVHGHMHKQFPVFEILILRNAFDTPEDFKKHWTHLSDPNEYNYRKPIVVPITDTKLESNWFESFLPIANFENPKLVAKFFDLKQGDIVCGATRQRTNELFENPTPLGRLRQLVIRSPRGKELYQSTDRDVASWVVDFPLFSPEEASGTETRKSEYPAYDASRLCSMHHPFTMVRLQDYQKLSEKPLSCLGQHYDFVVNGVELGGGSTRVHDPVLQRYIFNQILKINNEDQVFGHLLEAFSMGTPPHAGFAIGFDRMVAMMCAKESIRDVIAFPKSVTGSDLLVRSPSVVPETTLAGYNIAPVPEKS, encoded by the coding sequence ATGTTCCGCCTaagagctgctgctgcgtgcTCGAAGCGCCGGACATTGGCGACGCTTCCATCGTATCAGGACATACAGGCGAAGTTTATATTTTCCAAGCAGGCATCGAGCATTGAGGATGTGCTAAGTAGCACTGCGGGACAGCCCGCCATTATAAACGGTTGGATCGATAGAAAGCCAAGAAAGGTGGGTAAAGGGCTGGTGTTTGGCTCCCTTAGAGACATCAATGGTGACAAGATCCAGCTTGTGGACTCGCAGGCGCTGTTGAAGCAGAGCCATGTTGAAGATGCCGTCCAGATTGAGGGTAAATTGGTGCAGAAGCGGCTCAAGGAGGATGAGAAGACGCCCGAGTACGAGATTCAGCTCACCAGCCTGCGGACATTGAATGGGTGCAATCCGAAAGCTGCGCAGATGCAGGAATGTAAGATGTCCGAAAGCTATCCTCCCGAGTATCGCCACCTCCAGTTGCGGCTCCCGGCCTTCCAAGCCCGGATGAAGATGCGCCACAATGCCTCTAAGACGGTTCGGGCATCGCTGGAGAAGCTCGGGTTCATGGAGGTCGAAACTCCGCTCCTATTCAAGTCCACACCAGAGGGCGCCCGCGAATTCCTGGTGCCAACCAGACATAAGCAGGGGAAAGACCCTCTCTTTTACGCTCTTCCACAGTCACCGCAGCAATACAAACAGTTACTCATGGCCGGCGGTGTGTCGAAGTACTATCAGCTTGCTCGCTGCTTCCGCGATGAAGATCTCCGGAGCGACCGACAGCCGGAATTCACCCAGGTGGATTTGGAGATGGCTTTCGCCAATGGCGATGATGTCATGCGTGTTGTAGAGAGCACGGTTCTGAACACATGGAATGAGGTTGCACTCTCCGGAAAGCTTCATACCCTCGACAAGGCGCTTAATATCGTGCCCTGTGGCCCGGACACACCTGTATCACGCCTCACCTATCACCAGGTAATGACCCAGTATGGTATTGACAAGCCTGATTTGCGCTTCAAAGACCTGAAGATAGTGGACCTCTCGGAGTTCAACGTTCATGGACACATGCACAAACAGTTCCCCGTCTTCGAGATATTAATTCTACGCAATGCATTTGACACGCCAGAAGACTTCAAGAAACACTGGACCCATCTAAGTGATCCCAATGAATACAACTACCGGAAGCCAATTGTTGTACCTATCACTGATACGAAGCTAGAATCGAACTGGTTTGAGTCTTTTCTTCCGATAGCCAACTTTGAGAATCCAAAGCTTGTTGCCAAGTTCTTTGACCTAAAGCAGGGCGATATTGTCTGTGGTGCCACGCGTCAGCGTACAAACGAACTTTTTGAGAACCCAACTCCGTTAGGTCggctgcgccagctcgtTATTCGTTCCCCTCGTGGTAAAGAATTATACCAATCCACTGATAGAGATGTTGCCTCGTGGGTTGTCGATTTCCCGTTGTTTTCCCCGGAAGAAGCGTCCGGCACTGAAACTCGCAAGTCAGAATATCCCGCATATGATGCAAGCCGCCTCTGCTCCATGCATCACCCCTTTACAATGGTAAGACTGCAGGATTACCAAAAGCTTTCTGAGAAGCCGCTTTCCTGCCTCGGACAGCACTATGATTTCGTTGTGAATGGTGTGGAACTGGGAGGCGGCTCCACCAGAGTTCACGATCCAGTACTACAGCGGTATATCTTTAACCAAATATTGAAGATTAACAACGAAGATCAGGTCTTTGGTCACCTGCTAGAAGCCTTTTCTATGGGTACACCTCCCCACGCAGGTTTCGCGATTGGTTTTGACCGGATGGTCGCGATGATGTGTGCCAAGGAAAGCATAAGGGATGTCATTGCGTTCCCAAAGAGTGTCACCGGCTCCGACCTTCTAGTCCGCAGTCCGTCAGTGGTACCTGAAACAACTTTGGCTGGCTACAACATCGCTCCTGTGCCCGAAAAGTCATAA
- the SWD3 gene encoding Swd3p (Syntenic homolog of Saccharomyces cerevisiae YBR175W (SWD3)): MLELERTLGQRSPGGLTTCARVSPDGRYVAVADRTAICVYSVGDGGCARYETTHTEPINDICWSPDSACVASGSEDFTVEITHLEYGRLHKLRGHSAPVLSVVFNCKGNLLCTASVDESIKQWDVLSGTLLKTMSAHSDPVVSIDTPDCDATILSSGSYDGLIRIFDTESGHCLKTLTYDKDWQTDDGVVPISQVKFSRNGKFLLVRSLDGVVKLWDFIRGCVVRTFKDASGESRMKYSCGMDFLYPDSEAADVMVVVGGEDGNICVWNAQSKAVAQTLKGQHEDSPVIAVSCKETLVCTLSLNGICHLWRWVDGISDVT, encoded by the coding sequence atgctggagctggaacGTACCCTCGGGCAAAGGAGCCCTGGCGGGCTGACGACGTGCGCGCGGGTCTCGCCGGATGGACGTTACGTGGCGGTTGCGGACCGCACGGCGATCTGTGTTTATTCTGTGGGAGACGGCGGGTGCGCCAGGTACGAGACGACACACACAGAGCCGATCAACGATATCTGCTGGTCGCCGGATTCGGCATGTGTCGCGAGCGGCTCGGAGGACTTCACGGTGGAGATAACGCATCTCGAATATGGACGGCTACATAAGCTGCGGGGGCACTCGGCACCGGTGCTGTCTGTGGTGTTCAATTGCAAGGGCAACTTACTGTGCACGGCATCTGTCGATGAGAGCATCAAGCAGTGGGACGTATTGAGTGGCACGCTGCTGAAGACCATGTCTGCGCACTCGGACCCCGTGGTGTCCATTGACACCCCCGACTGCGACGCGACAATCCTGAGCTCGGGCTCTTACGATGGGCTGATCCGCATCTTCGACACCGAATCGGGGCATTGTCTCAAGACGTTGACGTACGACAAGGACTGGCAGACCGACGACGGCGTGGTGCCCATTTCGCAGGTCAAATTCAGCAGGAACGGCAAGTTCCTGCTGGTGAGGTCCCTGGACGGCGTGGTGAAACTGTGGGACTTCATCCGCGGCTGCGTCGTCCGCACCTTCAAGGACGCCAGCGGCGAGTCCCGCATGAAATACTCCTGCGGAATGGACTTTCTGTATCCCGACTCCGAGGCAGCAGATGTGATGGTCGTCGTGGGCGGCGAGGATGGCAACATCTGCGTCTGGAACGCGCAGAGTAAGGCCGTTGCGCAGACGTTGAAGGGGCAGCATGAAGACTCTCCCGTGATAGCTGTGAGCTGTAAAGAGACGCTGGTTTGTACGCTATCGCTCAATGGCATCTGCCACCTATGGCGCTGGGTCGATGGCATAAGCGACGTCACGTGA
- the SMY2 gene encoding Smy2p (Syntenic homolog of Saccharomyces cerevisiae YPL105C (SYH1) and YBR172C (SMY2)): protein MNFNQDNLNSISAQLHELSFAKPGAGLQGSQSYHSSTSLLDSIGIQRAKSPYAGQEGAFGGPFQKGQLPLMGSWGQGAYQQPMTPSTPLSSTAVTPLTASNVPLSTFQLEHGPAGPALLPGVAAPPGFGGFMAAPQLQETEWNYIDQAGQIQGPFTSGMMDSWYAQRFFMQTLQIKMSSNRLNPLGLDENVFITLMGLISKVNDFIEPFKRFDVICWQFQQQLQAHEQPQMQTPITSPESVHPHSGWQPTQRARPLARIDQHDYTYEEMMQIRDNDGGRYQEVSVVIPISKTVKKLTDEEYSIEWDAHNVKMTMRQEALEREAQMKAKAEAEEEQRRQQEERPEGTMHLQIADQQPSQEKTQPQHLQKQPAAREPLQDVSAPVPARPIEAEHEPEVAAAKRMEAPVQQAAAQRNTQQFETTLVLESSAELDYHTRAPEAEAPYDASVVDTKPKEAPAKREIKAKPAPWANKTPAPVEGPSLIDIQRKEEEKKKKREQELLLKNRKQALKLQQDLLKEEQPSISITTVASWASKTKPADVIKAVKDFDETYQAQMKEKEFIEEQKRLWEKAQKIYKTQKTAAKPAESEWTKVSSAKQTQPKIVPKALLQPATYTSPDKLRAVSASSAVPRVPSKKSTLSISSLSAAAKQPAIAYGGNASTSARQEFLRWCRSQMKLLPGVEINSVLEMLLSLPAGTESQEIIADTIYSNSSIMDGRRFAAEFIKRRIECEKKVVDPLTWSQALSLPDGDTDDWEFQVVGKKKGRRH from the coding sequence ATGAACTTTAACCAGGATAATCTAAACAGTATCAGCGCTCAGCTGCACGAATTATCGTTTGCGAAACCAGGCGCGGGGCTCCAGGGTTCACAGAGTTACCATAGCTCCACGTCTCTGCTAGACTCGATTGGGATCCAGCGAGCCAAATCACCGTACGCCGGGCAGGAGGGGGCCTTTGGAGGGCCGTTCCAGAAGGGCCAGTTGCCGCTGATGGGGTCGTGGGGACAGGGCGCGTATCAGCAGCCGATGACCCCGTCGACACCGCTTTCGTCGACTGCAGTGACGCCGCTGACAGCCAGTAATGTCCCGCTGAGCACGTTTCAGCTGGAGCATGGCCCTGCAGGACCGGCGCTTCTGCCTGGGGTGGCGGCGCCACCCGGATTTGGAGGGTTCATGGCTGCtccgcagctgcaggagacTGAGTGGAACTACATAGACCAGGCGGGACAAATCCAGGGCCCGTTTACGTCAGGGATGATGGACTCGTGGTATGCGCAGCGGTTCTTTATGCAGACTCTTCAGATCAAAATGAGTAGCAACCGGCTCAATCCGCTGGGCCTGGATGAGAACGTCTTTATAACCCTGATGGGACTGATATCGAAGGTGAACGATTTCATCGAGCCGTTTAAGAGGTTCGACGTGATATGCTGGCAgttccagcagcagctacAGGCCCACGAGCAACCGCAGATGCAGACGCCCATTACTTCGCCGGAGTCAGTCCACCCGCATTCCGGCTGGCAACCTACGCAACGTGCGCGACCGCTGGCGCGCATTGATCAGCACGACTACACTTACGAAGAAATGATGCAGATTCGGGATAACGATGGGGGACGATACCAGGAAGTATCTGTAGTCATTCCGATCTCAAAAACGGTGAAAAAGCTTACGGACGAGGAGTATAGCATTGAGTGGGACGCGCATAATGTTAAAATGACTATGCGCCAGGAGGCGTTGGAGCGCGAGGCGCAAATGAAAGCAAAGGCAGAGGCGGAAGAGGagcagcgccggcagcaGGAGGAGAGACCAGAGGGGACCATGCACTTACAGATTGCAGACCAGCAGCCCTCCCAAGAGAAGACACAGCCACAGCATCTGCAAAAGCAGCCAGCCGCGCGAGAGCCTCTGCAAGATGTATCTGCGCCTGTGCCTGCAAGACCGATAGAGGCCGAACATGAGCCAGAAGTAGCCGCCGCTAAAAGAATGGAGGCACCCGTACAGCAAGCAGCGGCACAGAGAAACACACAACAATTCGAGACCACTTTGGTACTGGAATCTTCGGCAGAGCTAGATTATCATACCAGAGCACCAGAGGCTGAAGCCCCTTACGACGCGTCTGTGGTGGACACGAAGCCCAAGGAGGCGCCAGCAAAGCGCGAGATCAAGGCGAAACCTGCCCCATGGGCGAACAAGACGCCGGCCCCAGTGGAGGGACCCTCTCTGATCGACATCCAGAGAAAGGAagaggagaagaagaagaagcgtGAACAAGAGCTACTGTTGAAGAACCGCAAACAGGCGCTGAAGCTTCAACAGGATCTTCTGAAAGAAGAGCAACCATCCATTAGCATAACAACTGTCGCCTCGTGGGCGAGCAAGACTAAGCCCGCAGATGTCATCAAGGCCGTGAAAGACTTTGACGAGACTTACCAGGCGCAGATGAAGGAGAAGGAGTTTATCGAGGAGCAGAAGCGGCTGTGGGAGAAGGCCCAGAAGATTTACAAGACACAGAAGACGGCTGCGAAGCCCGCAGAGAGCGAGTGGACCAAGGTTAGCAGTGCGAAGCAGACTCAGCCGAAAATTGTCCCGAAGGCTTTGCTGCAGCCGGCCACCTACACCAGCCCAGACAAGCTGCGCGCTgtcagcgccagcagcgccgtCCCCCGTGTTCCAAGCAAGAAGTCCACTCTCTCGATCAGTTCTTTATCGGCGGCTGCCAAGCAGCCCGCCATTGCATACGGCGGCAACGCCTCGACCTCCGCCCGCCAGGAGTTCTTGAGGTGGTGCCGCTCCCAGATGAAGCTGCTCCCAGGCGTCGAAATAAACAGCGTGCTAGAGATGCTGCTTTCGTTGCCTGCCGGGACAGAGTCGCAGGAAATCATCGCAGACACAATCTATTCTAACAGCTCCATCATGGACGGCCGCCGCTTCGCGGCGGAGTTCATCAAGCGCCGTATCGAGTGCGAGAAAAAGGTAGTCGACCCGCTGACCTGGAGCCAGGCGCTGTCTCTGCCCGATGGCGATACCGACGACTGGGAGTTCCAGGTCGTCGGCAAGAAGAAAGGTAGAAGACACTAG
- the UMP1 gene encoding Ump1p (Syntenic homolog of Saccharomyces cerevisiae YBR173C (UMP1)): protein MCSGETTIASATPTQTAMNIVPPSNRRSALAAGDATAASAAPALPDVLREQRAARPLAAELADRHPLESRLRDWDACAQRTRLEQYRRIFGAAEPVRRTMELALVSDAEFAPLGAAALHLDVLNNTEASLDWHDVYPDEQQPDVHAAIERSLRL, encoded by the coding sequence ATGTGCAGTGGCGAAACAACGATCGCTTCTGCAACACCCACGCAAACAGCCATGAATATCGTGCCGCCCAGCAACCGCAGGTCCGCGCTCGCCGCTGGCGATGCGACAGCCGCCTctgctgcgcctgcgctgcccgacgtgctgcgcgagcagcgcgctgcgcgcccgctCGCCGCCGAGCTGGCGGACCGCCACCCCCTGGAGTCGCGCCTCCGTGACTGGGACGCGTGCGCCCAGCGCACGCGCTTGGAACAGTACCGGCGCATCTTTGGCGCGGCCGAGCCGGTGCGCCGCACCATGGAGCTCGCCCTCGTCAGCGATGCCGAGTTCGCGCCACTGGGTGCCGCTGCGCTCCACCTGGACGTGCTGAACAACACAGAGGCATCGCTCGACTGGCACGACGTGTACCCTGacgagcagcagccggATGTACACGCAGCCATTGAGAGAAGCCTGCGCTTGTGA